The Microscilla marina ATCC 23134 genome has a segment encoding these proteins:
- the rpsA gene encoding 30S ribosomal protein S1, whose protein sequence is MGNSPEEFDWDNVETKSFGLGYSEEKRAELEKMYDETLTQVQEKEVVTGTVVKIVDREVILNIGFKSDGLVPLSEFRDMPDLKSGDEVEVFIENQEDANGQLILSRKKAKILTAWKKIQAALDEDTIIEGIVKRRTKGGLIVDIYGIEAFLPGSQIDVKPIRDFDIYVGKKMEVKVVKINYANDNVVVSHKVLIEKDLEEQKARILNNLEKGQVLEGVIKNMTNFGVFIDLGGVDGLLHITDISWGRISHPEEVLNLDQKVNVVVLDFDDEKKRISLGMKQLTPHPWESLPEEIQVGTKVKGRIVNVADYGAFLEVIPGVEGLIHVSEMSWSQHLRNPQDFIKVSDELEAVVLTLDREERKMSLGIKQLTDDPWTKQDVLDRYAIGTKHKGIVRNLTSFGLFIELEEGIDGLVHVSDLSWTKKVKHPSEFVKVNDELEVVVLELDVDNKRLALGHKQLEENPWDTFATIFTNGSVHPCTILSRSEKGAILELPYGIEGSVGVKHLKKADGSLPEVGETLDFIVLEFSKDEKKIVLSHARTHETEEEREQQKKKAPANTGNKKKKGKDVAESKTTLGDIEALSSLKEQMDSNDGDAS, encoded by the coding sequence ATGGGTAATTCTCCAGAAGAATTTGATTGGGATAATGTAGAAACTAAAAGTTTCGGATTAGGTTATTCAGAAGAAAAGCGAGCAGAGCTCGAAAAAATGTACGATGAAACCCTTACTCAAGTACAAGAAAAAGAAGTAGTAACGGGTACTGTTGTAAAAATTGTTGATAGAGAAGTCATCTTAAACATAGGTTTTAAATCAGATGGATTAGTTCCTTTGTCGGAATTCCGTGATATGCCTGATTTAAAGTCTGGTGATGAAGTTGAGGTTTTTATCGAAAACCAGGAAGATGCTAACGGACAGTTGATCCTTTCGAGAAAGAAAGCGAAAATTTTGACTGCCTGGAAAAAAATTCAAGCGGCTTTGGACGAAGATACCATCATCGAAGGTATTGTAAAACGTCGTACCAAAGGTGGTTTGATTGTAGACATTTATGGTATAGAAGCGTTCTTGCCTGGATCACAAATTGACGTGAAGCCAATCCGTGATTTTGACATCTACGTAGGTAAGAAGATGGAAGTAAAAGTTGTGAAAATTAACTACGCAAACGATAACGTAGTAGTTTCACATAAAGTACTTATTGAGAAAGACCTCGAAGAGCAGAAAGCACGTATTTTGAACAACCTTGAAAAAGGTCAGGTACTTGAAGGTGTTATCAAGAACATGACTAACTTTGGGGTATTTATAGATTTAGGTGGTGTAGATGGATTACTCCATATTACTGACATCTCCTGGGGACGCATCAGCCACCCAGAAGAAGTATTAAACCTTGATCAAAAAGTGAATGTAGTAGTGTTGGATTTCGACGATGAGAAAAAACGTATTTCTCTTGGTATGAAACAACTTACTCCTCATCCTTGGGAATCATTGCCAGAAGAAATTCAGGTGGGTACAAAAGTAAAAGGCCGCATTGTAAATGTAGCTGATTATGGTGCTTTCTTGGAAGTAATTCCTGGTGTAGAAGGTTTGATCCACGTTTCAGAAATGTCTTGGTCTCAGCACTTGCGCAATCCTCAGGATTTCATCAAAGTAAGTGATGAGCTTGAAGCCGTTGTATTGACTTTAGACCGCGAAGAGCGTAAAATGTCACTAGGTATCAAGCAATTGACCGATGACCCTTGGACTAAACAAGATGTATTGGATCGTTATGCGATTGGTACTAAGCACAAAGGTATCGTTCGTAACCTAACTAGCTTCGGTTTGTTCATCGAACTTGAAGAAGGTATTGACGGGCTTGTACACGTATCTGACTTGTCTTGGACTAAAAAGGTGAAACACCCTTCTGAGTTCGTAAAAGTAAACGATGAGTTAGAAGTAGTAGTACTTGAGTTAGACGTAGACAACAAACGTTTGGCACTTGGACACAAGCAGTTGGAAGAAAACCCTTGGGATACTTTCGCTACTATCTTTACCAACGGATCTGTTCATCCTTGTACTATCTTGTCTCGCAGCGAGAAAGGTGCGATTTTGGAACTTCCTTATGGTATTGAAGGTTCAGTAGGAGTGAAACACCTTAAGAAAGCAGATGGTTCTTTACCAGAAGTTGGCGAAACTCTTGACTTTATCGTATTAGAGTTTTCTAAGGACGAAAAGAAAATTGTTTTATCTCACGCAAGAACTCACGAAACTGAGGAAGAGAGAGAGCAACAAAAGAAAAAGGCTCCTGCCAATACAGGAAACAAAAAGAAGAAAGGAAAAGATGTGGCTGAAAGTAAAACTACTTTAGGCGACATCGAAGCTTTGTCTTCTTTAAAAGAGCAAATGGATAGTAATGACGGTGACGCCTCTTAA